One genomic segment of Micromonospora sp. WMMC415 includes these proteins:
- a CDS encoding glycosyltransferase family 4 protein, with amino-acid sequence MRLDGVTATGGGRVVMLVDNGVDGDSRVQKAARSAADAGWAVTLLGCARVEREWRLGDAHVRVLPMGGGAPPGGRRTLRQRLVARGGPVLRAARLARRPVEHAQVLLWGAVSGDRAWRRLEPGLWTYERVFGPVVDALAPDLIHAHDFRMLGVAARAVDRARAAGRDVKLVWDAHEWLPGAKPRRDNVRWLPAHLAYVREYVSHADAVVTVSETLADLLQEEHRLAERPTVLLNAPASVAPTPGGAEVPDLRDLCGVGPHTPLLVYSGALAEQRGVATAVEALPRLPGAHLALVIADPSATYVQHLRALADRLGVAERLHPVPYVPHGQVSAFLSAADVGLIPIHHWPNHEIALITKFFEYAHAGLPIVVSDVRTMADTVRATGQGEVFRAGDTADLARAVRAVLADPRRYRQVYDGPDSPLPGWTWEAQADRLDALYRRLLAGAGAPTPVEAP; translated from the coding sequence GTGCGGCTCGACGGTGTCACCGCGACCGGCGGTGGCCGGGTGGTCATGCTCGTGGACAACGGGGTGGACGGCGACTCCCGGGTGCAGAAGGCGGCCCGCTCGGCCGCCGACGCGGGCTGGGCGGTCACCCTGCTGGGCTGCGCCCGCGTCGAGCGGGAGTGGCGGCTCGGCGACGCGCACGTCCGCGTGCTGCCGATGGGCGGCGGGGCGCCCCCCGGCGGGCGGCGTACGCTGCGGCAGCGGCTGGTCGCCCGGGGCGGGCCGGTGCTGCGGGCGGCACGGCTGGCCCGGCGGCCGGTCGAGCACGCCCAGGTCCTCCTCTGGGGTGCGGTCTCCGGCGACCGGGCGTGGCGGCGGCTGGAACCGGGGCTGTGGACGTACGAGCGGGTGTTCGGGCCGGTCGTCGACGCCCTGGCGCCGGACCTGATCCACGCCCACGACTTCCGGATGCTCGGCGTGGCCGCGCGCGCGGTGGACCGGGCGCGGGCCGCCGGCCGGGACGTGAAGCTCGTGTGGGACGCGCACGAGTGGCTGCCCGGCGCGAAGCCCCGCCGCGACAACGTGCGGTGGCTGCCGGCCCACCTCGCGTACGTGCGGGAGTACGTGTCGCACGCCGACGCCGTGGTGACCGTGTCGGAGACCCTGGCCGACCTGCTGCAGGAGGAGCACCGGCTGGCGGAGCGTCCGACCGTGCTGCTCAACGCCCCGGCGTCGGTCGCCCCGACACCCGGGGGAGCGGAGGTGCCCGACCTGCGTGACCTCTGCGGGGTCGGCCCGCACACCCCGCTGCTCGTCTACAGCGGTGCGCTCGCCGAGCAGCGCGGGGTGGCCACCGCGGTCGAGGCGCTGCCCCGGTTGCCCGGCGCCCACCTCGCGCTGGTGATCGCCGACCCGTCCGCGACGTACGTCCAGCACCTGCGGGCCCTCGCCGACCGGCTCGGCGTCGCGGAGCGGCTGCATCCCGTGCCGTACGTGCCGCACGGGCAGGTGAGCGCCTTCCTCAGCGCCGCCGACGTGGGCCTGATCCCGATCCACCACTGGCCGAACCACGAGATCGCCCTGATCACGAAGTTCTTCGAGTACGCCCACGCAGGGCTGCCAATCGTGGTCAGCGACGTCCGTACGATGGCCGACACCGTCCGCGCCACGGGGCAGGGTGAGGTGTTCCGGGCCGGCGACACCGCCGACCTGGCCCGCGCGGTGCGGGCCGTGCTCGCCGACCCGCGGCGGTACCGCCAGGTCTACGACGGCCCGGACTCGCCGCTGCCCGGGTGGACGTGGGAGGCGCAGGCGGACCGCCTCGACGCGCTCTACCGCCGGCTGCTGGCCGGTGCCGGCGCGCCCACCCCGGTGGAGGCGCCGTGA
- a CDS encoding glycosyltransferase — MSRTPDVSVVIPTCDRPDLVTRAVHTALAQTVAEIEVVVVVDGADPDTQAALAAIPDPRLRVLPLPERGGAPNARNVGVQAARARWTAFLDDDDEWLPRKLEVQLALAATATVASPIVASRLVNRTPRAEFVLPRRLPEPGEPICEYLTVRRGLFHGDGFIQTSTIMAPTELLRRVPFTVGLRRQQELDWTLRALAHDDVRLLMAPEPLVLWHQDEDRPRISLSSPWAAQLEWLRSSRPLLTPRAYAAIALSVVGSMAATTRDPKVFRTVLADARRHGRPGAIDYLTYLQIWLIPPQLRHSLRDRILDRRRRPAPPAPPAAAGSARPAEPGLAAADSGNP, encoded by the coding sequence ATGTCGCGTACACCTGACGTCAGCGTGGTCATCCCGACCTGCGACCGGCCGGACCTGGTGACCCGCGCGGTCCACACCGCCCTCGCCCAGACGGTGGCGGAGATCGAGGTCGTCGTCGTGGTCGACGGCGCGGACCCCGACACGCAGGCCGCTCTCGCCGCGATCCCCGACCCGCGCCTGCGGGTCCTGCCGCTGCCCGAGCGCGGTGGCGCGCCGAACGCCCGCAACGTCGGCGTCCAGGCCGCGCGTGCCCGCTGGACGGCGTTCCTCGACGACGACGACGAGTGGCTGCCCCGCAAGCTGGAGGTGCAGCTCGCGCTCGCCGCCACCGCGACCGTCGCGTCCCCGATCGTCGCCAGCCGCCTGGTGAACCGCACCCCGCGCGCTGAGTTCGTGCTGCCCCGCCGGCTGCCGGAGCCGGGCGAGCCGATCTGCGAGTACCTCACCGTGCGCCGGGGCCTGTTCCACGGCGACGGCTTCATCCAGACCTCGACGATCATGGCGCCGACCGAGCTGCTGCGCCGCGTGCCGTTCACCGTCGGCCTGCGCCGCCAACAGGAGCTGGACTGGACCCTGCGGGCACTCGCGCACGACGACGTACGGCTGCTGATGGCGCCCGAGCCGCTCGTGCTCTGGCACCAGGACGAGGACCGGCCGCGGATCAGCCTCTCCTCCCCGTGGGCGGCTCAGCTGGAGTGGCTGCGGTCCAGCCGTCCCCTGCTCACCCCCCGGGCGTACGCGGCCATCGCGCTGAGCGTCGTCGGCTCGATGGCGGCCACGACCCGCGACCCGAAGGTCTTCCGGACCGTGCTCGCCGACGCCCGCCGGCACGGGCGTCCGGGTGCCATCGACTACCTGACGTACCTGCAGATCTGGCTGATCCCGCCGCAACTCCGGCACAGTCTGCGGGACCGGATCCTGGACCGCCGTCGCCGCCCGGCCCCGCCCGCCCCACCGGCCGCCGCCGGGTCGGCCCGGCCCGCCGAACCGGGCCTCGCCGCCGCCGACTCCGGGAACCCGTGA
- a CDS encoding glycosyltransferase, translating into MPHVVIWRSHLLAGSETFIRNQADALAAWRATYLGAVRVASTLSRDTDVVAFGDTARDRRALLALKATGRSPRLTRLLRRLRPALVHAHFGNDGWLVSRAAADLDIPLVVTVHGQDVTRQPALPGLRGARQRHNLRVAFDRAALVVAVSEFIRDRAVALGADPAKVRVHHTGVPVPPLPAPTPPGWDVAFVGRFVEKKGVDDLVEALGSLRPRRPRALFIGDGPLEGPLRARAAELGLDATFLGAQPPEVVADHLARSALLAAPSRTAADGDSEGLPTTILEAASLGLPVVATHHSGIPEAVVHGETGLLGAEGDRAALAGNITRLLADDTLRRRLGREARRHVEDRFDLHKQTHRLEKLYDAVAAGHAAGSGRGTA; encoded by the coding sequence GTGCCCCACGTCGTCATCTGGCGCAGCCACCTGCTGGCCGGCTCCGAGACGTTCATCCGCAACCAGGCCGACGCGCTGGCGGCCTGGCGCGCCACCTACCTCGGTGCGGTGCGGGTCGCCTCGACACTGTCCCGCGACACCGACGTGGTCGCGTTCGGCGACACCGCCCGCGACCGGCGGGCCCTGCTCGCGCTGAAGGCCACCGGCCGCTCCCCCCGGCTCACCCGGCTGCTGCGGCGGCTCCGGCCGGCACTGGTGCACGCCCACTTCGGCAACGACGGTTGGCTGGTCAGCCGCGCCGCCGCCGACCTGGACATCCCGCTGGTCGTCACCGTGCACGGCCAGGATGTCACCCGCCAGCCGGCCCTCCCGGGCCTGCGCGGCGCCCGCCAGCGGCACAACCTGCGCGTGGCGTTCGACCGGGCGGCGCTGGTCGTGGCCGTCAGCGAGTTCATCCGCGACCGGGCGGTCGCCCTCGGCGCGGACCCGGCGAAGGTCCGGGTGCACCACACCGGGGTGCCCGTCCCGCCCCTGCCGGCGCCCACCCCGCCCGGGTGGGACGTGGCGTTCGTCGGCCGGTTCGTCGAGAAGAAGGGCGTCGACGACCTCGTCGAGGCGCTCGGGTCGCTGCGGCCCCGGCGGCCCCGGGCGCTGTTCATCGGCGACGGGCCGCTGGAGGGGCCGCTACGCGCCCGCGCCGCCGAACTCGGCCTCGACGCCACCTTCCTCGGCGCGCAGCCACCGGAGGTGGTGGCCGATCACCTGGCGCGGTCGGCACTGCTCGCCGCACCGTCGAGGACCGCGGCGGACGGCGACTCCGAGGGGCTGCCCACCACCATCCTGGAGGCGGCGAGCCTCGGCCTGCCGGTCGTGGCGACGCACCACAGCGGCATCCCGGAGGCGGTCGTGCACGGCGAAACCGGCCTGCTCGGCGCCGAAGGCGACCGGGCCGCGCTCGCCGGCAACATCACCCGCCTGCTCGCCGACGACACCCTGCGGCGGCGGCTCGGCCGCGAGGCCCGCCGGCACGTCGAGGACCGCTTCGACCTGCACAAGCAGACCCACCGGCTGGAGAAGCTGTACGACGCCGTCGCCGCCGGGCACGCGGCTGGGTCCGGTCGCGGTACCGCGTAG
- a CDS encoding AlpA family transcriptional regulator, whose protein sequence is MVRRLYGSAELQERLGVSRARIVQIVSRPDFPEPFDRLAGGAVWLVEDVEAWITEHRPHQARGADPDEC, encoded by the coding sequence ATGGTTCGCAGGCTGTACGGCAGCGCCGAGTTGCAGGAGCGCCTCGGTGTCTCCCGGGCGCGCATCGTGCAGATCGTCTCCCGGCCCGACTTCCCGGAGCCCTTCGATCGGCTGGCCGGGGGAGCGGTATGGCTGGTGGAGGACGTGGAAGCGTGGATCACGGAGCACCGGCCGCACCAGGCTCGGGGCGCTGACCCGGACGAGTGCTGA
- a CDS encoding acyl-CoA desaturase — MTVIQRKPVNPIAHLTAEDIEVIGKELDAIRDRVLADRGERDAAYIRKVISTHRKLELGSRVVLLFSLFPPAWVVGTAGLAVAKILDNMEIGHNVLHGQWDWMRDPKIHSTTWDWDHVSPPDQWQHSHNQLHHRYTNVVGKDNDLGYGIMRVDEDQPWHPVYLGQPLWNFINACFFQYGIAAYDLELGHNLKNGRHRDPEFRARARAVGRKIRRQVLKDYVLHPLLSGPSFLSTLAATFTANLIRNLWSHSVIMCGHFPNGVETFEKTSIEGETRGEWYLRQMLGSANISGSRLLHLMTGNLSFQIEHHLFPDLPSNRYQEIAPEVRALFDRYGLKYTSGSLPKQVASAWWKVIRLSLPNRKPRGRVDDRPTPALAATGA, encoded by the coding sequence GTGACCGTCATCCAGCGCAAGCCCGTCAACCCGATCGCCCACCTCACCGCCGAGGACATCGAGGTCATCGGGAAGGAACTCGACGCGATCCGGGACCGGGTCCTGGCCGACCGGGGTGAGCGGGACGCCGCGTACATCCGCAAGGTCATCTCCACCCACCGCAAGCTCGAACTCGGCAGCCGGGTGGTGCTACTCTTCTCGCTCTTCCCGCCGGCCTGGGTCGTCGGCACCGCCGGCCTCGCCGTGGCCAAGATCCTCGACAACATGGAGATCGGGCACAACGTCCTGCACGGCCAGTGGGACTGGATGCGCGATCCGAAGATCCACTCCACCACCTGGGACTGGGACCACGTCTCCCCGCCCGACCAGTGGCAGCACTCGCACAACCAGCTGCACCACCGGTACACCAACGTGGTCGGCAAGGACAACGACCTCGGGTACGGCATCATGCGGGTCGACGAGGACCAGCCCTGGCACCCGGTCTACCTTGGCCAGCCGCTGTGGAACTTCATCAACGCCTGCTTCTTCCAGTACGGCATCGCGGCGTACGACCTGGAGCTGGGCCACAACCTGAAGAACGGCCGGCACCGGGATCCGGAGTTCCGGGCCCGGGCCCGCGCGGTCGGTCGCAAGATCCGCCGCCAGGTGCTGAAGGACTACGTGCTGCACCCGCTGCTCTCCGGGCCGTCCTTCCTCAGCACGCTCGCCGCGACGTTCACCGCCAACCTGATCCGCAACCTGTGGAGCCACTCGGTGATCATGTGCGGGCACTTCCCGAACGGCGTGGAGACCTTCGAAAAGACCTCAATCGAGGGCGAGACGCGCGGCGAGTGGTACCTGCGGCAGATGCTCGGCTCCGCCAACATCAGCGGCAGCCGGCTGCTGCACCTCATGACCGGCAACCTGTCGTTCCAGATCGAGCACCACCTCTTCCCGGATCTCCCGAGCAACCGCTACCAGGAGATCGCCCCCGAGGTACGGGCGCTCTTCGACCGGTACGGCCTGAAGTACACCTCCGGCTCCCTGCCGAAGCAGGTCGCCTCCGCCTGGTGGAAGGTCATCCGGCTGTCGCTGCCGAACCGCAAGCCGCGTGGCCGGGTCGACGACCGTCCGACCCCGGCCCTCGCCGCGACGGGCGCCTGA
- a CDS encoding ferredoxin reductase yields MTTTVPRPPAAASLRRRFLRLAAAVTTPLLPDDYLDLVAPLRSGADLRGRILAVRPETRDAATVIVQPGRDWRGHVPGQYVRLGVDVDGVRQWRAYSVTSALGGRRDPIAITVKAIPDGVVSNHLVRRVRPGTIVQLDQATGDFVLPTPTPAGVLFVTAGSGITPVMGMLRSGVLAGADVTLVHSAPTPADVIFGSELRGLAAAGALRLVERHTDHDGVLTIADLADLVPDHLDRQTWACGPVGLLDALEAHWSTAGRAERLHTERFRPTVISPGEGGTVTFGRAGVTVTADGATPLLDAGEAAGVLMPSGCRMGICFGCVLPLRQGAVRDLRNGALTTAVPGDGVLIQTCVSAAAGPCDIDH; encoded by the coding sequence ATGACCACCACCGTTCCGCGCCCACCCGCGGCGGCGTCGCTGCGGCGCCGGTTCCTGCGGCTCGCCGCGGCGGTCACCACCCCGCTGCTGCCCGACGACTACCTCGACCTGGTCGCCCCGCTGCGCTCCGGCGCCGACCTGAGGGGCCGGATCCTCGCGGTGCGGCCGGAGACCCGGGACGCGGCCACGGTGATCGTGCAGCCGGGGCGGGACTGGCGGGGGCACGTCCCCGGGCAGTACGTCCGCCTCGGGGTGGACGTCGACGGCGTACGGCAGTGGCGGGCGTACTCGGTGACCTCGGCCCTCGGTGGCCGCCGCGACCCCATCGCGATCACCGTGAAGGCGATCCCGGACGGGGTGGTCAGCAACCATCTCGTCCGGCGGGTCCGCCCCGGCACGATCGTCCAGCTCGACCAGGCGACGGGTGACTTCGTCCTGCCCACGCCGACGCCGGCGGGCGTGCTGTTCGTGACCGCGGGCAGCGGGATCACGCCGGTCATGGGGATGCTGCGCAGCGGCGTCCTCGCCGGCGCCGACGTCACGCTCGTGCACTCCGCGCCGACACCGGCGGACGTGATCTTCGGTTCGGAGCTGCGGGGCCTCGCCGCGGCCGGCGCGCTGCGGCTGGTGGAGCGGCACACCGACCACGACGGCGTGCTCACCATCGCCGACCTGGCCGACCTGGTGCCGGACCACCTCGACCGGCAGACCTGGGCGTGCGGCCCGGTCGGGCTGCTCGACGCCCTGGAGGCCCACTGGTCCACCGCCGGTCGGGCGGAGCGGCTGCACACCGAGCGGTTCCGGCCGACCGTCATCTCACCCGGCGAGGGCGGCACGGTCACCTTCGGCCGGGCCGGTGTGACCGTGACCGCCGACGGCGCCACGCCGCTGCTCGACGCCGGTGAGGCGGCCGGAGTGCTCATGCCCTCGGGCTGCCGGATGGGCATCTGCTTCGGCTGCGTCCTGCCGCTGCGCCAGGGCGCGGTTCGCGACCTGCGCAACGGGGCGCTCACCACGGCGGTCCCCGGCGACGGCGTCCTCATCCAGACCTGCGTGTCGGCAGCGGCCGGCCCCTGCGACATCGACCACTGA
- a CDS encoding CdaR family transcriptional regulator — protein MADRSEATRRAAGLALDEGVARGLRDRLPLLAERTVTAITAEVPSYSGTLTGQMRDKIETAVQIALGNFLQLLERSHATDPSTPLVPALEAAYALGSGEARSGRSMDALLAAYRVGARVSWREMSTIAVRGGLPAVTVADFAELMFAYIDELSAASVAGHADELASAGRARRRNLERLTQQLVTGAAEDVLLRSAERADWPPPQTLTVVLLPRANLRAALALLPAQTLESGDDLPGAAVGEELAVLLVPDAHGDRRRQLTRTLHGRRAVLGPARPWTRVTYSWQRATRALALGLRPADDGPPLDTEAHLAELLLGMDPEGLADLRARVLAPLAALPPTTAERLAETLRSWLLHHGRRDDVAADLFVHPQTVRYRMGKLRELYGDRLHDPATVLDLTLALAFPARDRADEPAG, from the coding sequence ATGGCGGACCGCTCCGAGGCGACGCGCCGCGCCGCCGGGCTCGCCCTCGACGAGGGGGTGGCCCGCGGCCTCCGCGACCGGTTGCCCCTGCTCGCCGAGCGGACCGTCACCGCGATCACCGCCGAGGTGCCCAGCTACTCCGGCACCCTGACCGGCCAGATGCGGGACAAGATCGAGACCGCGGTGCAGATCGCGCTCGGCAACTTCCTGCAACTGCTCGAACGCTCCCACGCCACGGACCCGAGCACCCCCCTGGTCCCCGCGCTGGAGGCCGCGTACGCCCTCGGCAGCGGTGAGGCCCGTTCGGGGCGGAGCATGGACGCGCTGCTGGCCGCGTACCGGGTGGGAGCGCGGGTCTCCTGGCGGGAAATGTCCACCATCGCGGTGCGCGGCGGGCTCCCGGCGGTGACCGTCGCCGACTTCGCCGAGCTGATGTTCGCCTACATCGACGAGCTGTCCGCCGCCAGCGTCGCCGGGCACGCCGACGAGCTGGCCAGCGCCGGCCGGGCCCGCCGGCGCAACCTGGAGCGCCTTACCCAGCAGCTGGTCACCGGCGCGGCCGAGGACGTGCTGCTGCGCAGCGCCGAACGAGCCGACTGGCCGCCGCCGCAGACGCTCACCGTCGTACTCCTCCCCCGGGCCAACCTGCGCGCGGCGCTCGCGCTGCTTCCGGCGCAGACCCTGGAGAGCGGCGACGACCTGCCGGGCGCCGCGGTCGGCGAGGAGTTGGCCGTGCTGCTCGTCCCCGACGCGCACGGCGACCGGCGGCGGCAGCTCACCCGGACGCTGCACGGCCGCCGCGCCGTGCTCGGCCCCGCGCGGCCGTGGACGCGGGTGACGTACTCGTGGCAGCGGGCCACCCGAGCCCTCGCGCTCGGGCTGCGCCCGGCCGACGACGGGCCGCCGCTGGACACCGAGGCGCACCTCGCCGAACTGCTGCTCGGCATGGACCCGGAGGGCCTCGCTGACCTGCGCGCCCGCGTGCTGGCCCCGCTGGCGGCGCTGCCGCCGACCACCGCCGAGCGGCTCGCCGAGACGCTGCGCTCCTGGCTGCTGCACCACGGCCGCCGTGACGACGTCGCCGCCGACCTGTTCGTGCACCCGCAGACGGTGCGCTACCGGATGGGCAAGCTCCGCGAGCTGTACGGGGACCGCCTGCACGACCCCGCCACGGTGCTCGACCTCACCCTCGCGCTGGCGTTCCCGGCCCGCGACCGGGCCGACGAACCGGCCGGCTGA
- a CDS encoding MarR family winged helix-turn-helix transcriptional regulator encodes MTGATAAHPRPDPLDDDLGWMLGVVFRAYVRAADRALEDIPGGPRGYQVLSAAVREPVRNQGAIAEELGIDRTVLTYLIDDLERRGLVLRRADPADRRSRLVCATDEGRVAWRERQRALRQVESHVLGALDPADTAAFRTLLRRVACAAQRRDPLTDLCEAVAEAQPTDAGPSPARPRARRKP; translated from the coding sequence ATGACCGGTGCGACGGCGGCACACCCACGGCCGGACCCGCTCGACGACGACCTCGGCTGGATGCTCGGCGTCGTCTTCCGCGCCTACGTCCGGGCCGCCGACCGGGCACTGGAGGACATACCCGGTGGGCCCCGGGGCTACCAGGTGCTGTCGGCGGCGGTCCGGGAGCCGGTCCGCAACCAGGGCGCGATCGCCGAGGAACTCGGCATCGACCGGACCGTGCTCACGTACCTGATCGACGACCTGGAGCGGCGCGGGCTCGTGTTGCGCCGGGCCGATCCCGCCGACCGGCGCAGCCGCCTGGTCTGCGCCACCGACGAGGGCCGGGTCGCCTGGCGGGAACGCCAGCGGGCGCTGCGGCAGGTGGAGTCGCACGTGCTCGGCGCCCTCGATCCCGCCGACACCGCCGCCTTCCGGACCCTGCTGCGACGGGTCGCCTGTGCGGCGCAGCGCCGTGACCCGCTGACCGACCTCTGCGAGGCGGTGGCGGAGGCGCAGCCGACCGACGCCGGCCCGTCCCCGGCGCGCCCCCGAGCCCGGCGGAAACCCTGA
- a CDS encoding LLM class flavin-dependent oxidoreductase produces MSDHGHPLTFGSFLTPANADPDRVVALAALSEQVGLDLVTFQDHPYQPAYLDTWTLLSFVAARTSRVRLSPNVTNLPLRPPAVLARSVASLDLLSGGRIELGLGAGAFWDAIEAMGGRRLTPAEGVRALEEAIEVIRQTWDADTRGGVRVAGEFHRVVGAKRGPVPAHDVGIWLGAYKPRMLALTGRRADGWLPSLAYLQPGDLARGNAIIDDAAREAGRSPGDVRRLLNVNGRFATVGRGPLHGPAEQWAEELADLALTDGISTFILASDDPDDLRRFAAEVAPAVRELVAAERASAAARPDSAPADSAAGPVERDATARPGPAEAVAAAGPRAGRPAPAGRSAFSVVPTPDDGVRRSGERVWDESARPTGPARDPDRTYAAHDLATSQHLVDVHDGLRAELAQIHDLIEQVAAGTIDAGTARSHINTMTMRQNKWTLGTYCESYCRLVTTHHTIEDRSLFPHLRRGDARLAPVIDRLEQEHHLIHDVLERVDRALVAFVSVPDGMADLRAAVDLLSDTLLSHLAYEERELVEPIARIGLS; encoded by the coding sequence ATGAGCGACCACGGCCACCCACTGACCTTCGGGTCGTTCCTGACACCGGCCAACGCCGACCCGGATCGGGTGGTGGCGCTCGCCGCCCTGTCCGAGCAGGTCGGGCTGGACCTGGTCACCTTCCAGGACCACCCGTACCAGCCCGCGTACCTGGACACCTGGACGCTGCTCAGCTTCGTCGCCGCCCGCACCAGCAGGGTCCGGCTCTCCCCCAACGTCACCAATCTCCCCCTGCGGCCACCGGCCGTCCTCGCCCGCAGCGTGGCGAGCCTCGACCTGCTCAGCGGCGGGCGGATCGAACTCGGCCTGGGCGCGGGCGCGTTCTGGGACGCCATCGAGGCGATGGGCGGGCGACGGCTCACCCCGGCGGAGGGCGTACGGGCCCTCGAGGAGGCCATCGAGGTCATCCGCCAGACGTGGGACGCCGACACCCGCGGCGGCGTCCGGGTCGCCGGCGAGTTCCACCGCGTGGTCGGCGCGAAGCGCGGGCCCGTCCCCGCACACGACGTGGGAATCTGGCTCGGCGCCTACAAGCCGCGCATGCTGGCGTTGACCGGCCGCCGGGCCGACGGCTGGCTACCGTCGCTGGCGTACCTGCAGCCCGGCGACCTCGCCAGGGGCAACGCGATCATCGACGACGCCGCCCGGGAGGCGGGCCGGTCGCCGGGCGACGTCCGGCGACTGCTCAACGTCAACGGGCGGTTCGCCACCGTCGGCCGCGGGCCCCTGCACGGCCCCGCCGAGCAGTGGGCCGAGGAACTGGCGGACCTCGCCCTCACCGACGGGATCAGCACCTTCATCCTCGCCAGCGACGACCCCGACGACCTGCGCCGGTTCGCCGCCGAGGTGGCGCCCGCCGTCCGCGAACTGGTCGCCGCCGAGCGCGCCTCCGCCGCCGCGCGGCCCGACTCCGCGCCCGCCGACTCCGCTGCCGGGCCGGTCGAGCGGGACGCCACCGCCAGGCCGGGACCGGCGGAGGCCGTCGCGGCGGCCGGACCCCGGGCCGGCCGGCCCGCGCCCGCGGGCCGCAGCGCCTTCTCCGTCGTACCGACGCCGGACGACGGCGTCCGCCGCAGCGGCGAGCGGGTCTGGGACGAGTCCGCCCGCCCGACCGGCCCGGCCCGCGACCCCGACCGTACGTACGCGGCGCACGACCTGGCCACCAGCCAGCACCTCGTCGACGTGCACGACGGGCTGCGCGCCGAGCTGGCGCAGATCCACGACCTGATCGAGCAGGTGGCGGCCGGCACGATCGACGCCGGCACCGCCCGCTCCCACATCAACACCATGACGATGCGGCAGAACAAGTGGACCCTGGGCACCTACTGCGAGTCCTACTGCCGGTTGGTCACCACCCACCACACCATCGAGGACCGGTCGCTCTTTCCGCACCTGCGCCGCGGGGACGCCCGGCTCGCCCCGGTCATCGACCGGCTCGAGCAGGAGCACCACCTCATCCACGACGTGCTGGAACGCGTCGACCGGGCCCTGGTGGCGTTCGTCTCCGTCCCGGACGGGATGGCCGACCTGCGCGCCGCCGTCGACCTGCTCAGCGACACCCTCCTGTCGCACCTGGCGTACGAGGAGCGGGAACTGGTCGAGCCCATCGCCCGCATCGGCCTGTCCTGA
- a CDS encoding sugar phosphate isomerase/epimerase — translation MKRFALNSATTKRWPLPELVAGCVDAGVTGVGLWREDLAAHGVEPAAALVRDAGLTVTSLCRGGFFEVPGWLDENRRAIDEAAAVGAPVLVLVSGGLPAGSRDLDAARAHVRDAIGELVPHAVAAGVRLAVEPLHPMFCSDRCVVASLGQALDLVAPYPAEAVGVVVDTYHLWWDDQVWAQIDRAGREGRIACFQVADWVTPLPAGVLLGRGLPGTGCVELRRFREAVDAAGYTGPVEVEVFAEAEWARPGREVLDEAIAGYRTHVA, via the coding sequence GTGAAGCGGTTCGCGCTCAACTCCGCCACCACCAAGCGGTGGCCGCTGCCGGAGCTCGTCGCCGGCTGCGTCGACGCCGGGGTCACCGGGGTGGGGCTGTGGCGCGAGGACCTGGCGGCCCACGGGGTCGAACCGGCGGCGGCGCTGGTGCGGGACGCCGGCCTTACCGTCACCTCCCTGTGCCGCGGCGGCTTCTTCGAGGTCCCCGGCTGGCTGGACGAGAACCGGCGGGCGATCGACGAGGCGGCGGCGGTGGGCGCACCCGTGCTGGTGCTGGTCTCCGGTGGCCTGCCGGCCGGTAGCCGCGACCTCGACGCCGCACGGGCGCACGTGCGGGACGCGATCGGCGAGCTGGTGCCGCACGCGGTCGCCGCGGGGGTCCGGCTGGCCGTGGAGCCGCTGCACCCGATGTTCTGCTCGGACCGGTGCGTGGTGGCCAGTCTCGGTCAGGCACTGGATCTGGTCGCGCCGTACCCGGCGGAGGCGGTGGGCGTCGTGGTCGACACGTACCACCTGTGGTGGGACGACCAGGTGTGGGCGCAGATCGACCGGGCCGGCCGGGAGGGACGGATCGCCTGCTTCCAGGTCGCCGACTGGGTGACGCCGCTGCCGGCGGGTGTGCTGCTCGGCCGGGGGCTGCCCGGCACCGGCTGTGTCGAGCTGCGGCGCTTCCGGGAGGCGGTGGACGCCGCCGGGTACACCGGCCCGGTCGAGGTGGAGGTCTTCGCCGAGGCGGAGTGGGCCCGGCCGGGCCGTGAGGTGCTCGACGAGGCCATCGCCGGCTACCGCACCCACGTGGCCTGA